In Patescibacteria group bacterium, the genomic stretch TAACACGTCTCCCTGTCACGGAGAAGATCGAGGGTTCGAATCCCTTCCGGTCCGCCAGAAAAAGGCCCAGCATGCTGGGCCTTTTTCTTTTGGTTCACGTCACCTTCACGAGGTCGTATCCCGCCCCGTGGACGCCGCCCGATACCAGGGCGACGCGATCCCCTTTCCTGATGCGCTTGGCCGCCTTCAGCGCCTTGAGCGCGCGCGCGGCGAAGGTCTTCCCCGAGCCCGCCTTCAGGACGAACGGGCGCACGCCCCACCGGAGATTCGCCTGCCTGGCGAGCGCGTCGCTGGGGACCGCCAGATGGAGCGGGACCTGCGCCCGCGCGCCCAAGAGCCGTTCGGCGTCCCGGAAGAGTTCCACGCTCGAAAGCACGGCGTCGATGCGACGGCCGACGGCGGCGTCGGCGAGCGCATGCGTGAGCGGGGGGTCGAAATCGGTGCCGGGCTGGTCCTCGTGGCGCACGTCGTCGAACCGCGAGGCTTCCGCCTCCGTGGCGATCGCCTGCATGGCCGCGACCGCCTCACGCGGATACTTGCCCGTGGCCGACTCGCCGGAAAGCATCACGGCATCGGCATGGTCGCATACGGCGTTCGCCACGTCGCTCGCCTCGGCGCGGGTGGGCCGCGGGTTGCGGATCATGCTGTCGAGCATCTGGGTGGCGACGATGACCGGCTTGCCTGCCGCGCGGCAGGCCTCGATGATCTCCTTTTGGCGGACCGGCACTTCGGCGGCGGGAATTTCCACCCCGAGGTCGCCGCGCGCCACCATCACCGCGTCCGTTTCCGCGAGGATCTCCGCGAATCGGCGCACGGCCTCGTGTTTTTCGATCTTCACCACGATGCGGGGGGGCGTTTTCCCTTTCGGGAGCGCTTTCGCGATAAGGGAACGCAGCGTCCGCACGTCCTTCGGGTCGGTGACGAACGAGAGGGCGACGAATTCCACGCCGGCCTTCACGGCGAAAGCGAGGTCTTCCTTGTCCTTGTCCGTGATTGGCGACACGCGCAGGGTGGAATCCGGGAAATTCATCCCCTTGTGCGAGGTGACCCTCCCGCCGTTCACCACGGAGGCGGTGAGGACGCGCCCGGAGACGCCCGTGACCTTCACCTCGATGAGCCCGTCGTCGATGAGCAGGCGCGCGCCGGCCTTCACGTCCTTATGCAACCCCTTGTACGTGACCGGGAGCGGGCCGCCGGCGCGGTACGCGTCGACGGCCGTGGAAAACCGGACGCGGCTCTTCGCCTTGAGCTCCACTCCGGCCTCGGGGAGCACGCCCAGGCGGATCTTGGGCCCTTGCAGGTCGGCAAGCGCCGCGACGGGCAGGCCGACCTCGCGCGCCGCTTCCCGGATCATCGCGAGATAGGCGCGATGGCTCGCGTGCGTGCCATGCGACAGGTTGAGGCGGGCCACGGCCATGCCGCCCTTCATCATGGAGCGGAGGATGGCGGGCTTGGCGCTCGAGGGCCCGATGGTGCAGACGATCTTGGTGCGGGACATGTGGGGATAGTGTAGAGGAAAAACTTGAAACGTGAAAACTTGAAGGGCCAAAGGAGACGTGAAAGGACGAAGGATGAAAGACGAAGTTTTAACCTTCGTCCTTCAGGGTTTCGAAACCCTTTGGTCCTTCAAGTTTTGGTTCTTCAAGTTTTCGTCCACCCTACATCATCTTCTTCCTGATGAACGCCGGGATCTCCATGTCGTCCTCTTCCGCCACGGGTTTGGGCATCTGGGGCGGCGGGGGGATGAAGGGCTTGGGGGCCGGCTTCGAGGGAGGCCGAGGCTCCGGGCGCGACTCTTCCGCGGGCGGCAGCGGGGCGGGCATGGCCGGCTTCGGAGGCGGGCTAAACGCGTTCACGCGGGGCTTGCCCGTAAGGCGGTCCTCCTCGCGCGGGCGCAGGAAGGTGCTGGGCGTCCAGGTGCCTTGAGAGGCGACCTCGACGGCGCCGGGCGCCGTGAGCCGGCGGTCGCGGCTGTCGAAGCCGGTGGCGACCACGGTGATGCGGATCTCCTCCTTGAGCCCGTCGTCGATGTTGGCGCCGAAGATGACCTTGGCGTCCTCGTCGGCCGCGCCGGTGATGATCTTCGCGGCCTCGGCCACCTCGTGCATGCCCAGGTCCTTGCCTCCGGTGATGGTGAACAGGATCCCCTTGGCCCCGTCGATGGACAGTTCCAAAAGCGGGCTCGCGATCGCCTGCTTGGCCGCTTCCGCGGCGCGGTTCTCGCCCGTGGAGCGCCCGATGCCCATGAGCGCCGAGCCGGAACGCTCCATGATGGCCTTCACGTCGGCGAAGTCCACGTTGATGAGGCCGGGAATGGTGATGAGCTCGGCGATCCCCTGCACGCCCTGGCGCAGCACGTCGTCGACCACGGCGAACGCCTCGATGAGCGAGGTCTTCTTGTCGATGATCTGGAGCACCCGGTCGTTGGGGATGGTGATGATGGCGTCCACGTGCTGGATGAGCCGGTCGAACCCCTCCTCGGCGATGCGTCGGCGCTGCGCCCCCTCGAAGGAGAACGGCTTGGTGACCACGGCCACGGTGAGCGCGCCGAGCTCCTTGCAGATCTTCGCGACCTCCGGGATGGCGCCCGTGCCGGTCCCGCCGCCCAGCCCGCAGGTGAGGAACACCATGTCGGCGCCCTCGATGGCCGCGCGGATCTCGGCCGCGTTCTCTTCGGCCGCGCGCATGCCGACCTCCGGGTTCATGCCGGCGCCCAGGCCGCGCGTGAGCGTCTTGCCGATCGCGATGCGGTTCGATGCCAGGTTCTGGTTGAGCGCCTGCACGTCGGTGTTGATCGCGATGAAATCCACCCCCTTGATCTTCTCGCTGATCATGCGCGTGACCGCGG encodes the following:
- the pyk gene encoding pyruvate kinase, whose product is MSRTKIVCTIGPSSAKPAILRSMMKGGMAVARLNLSHGTHASHRAYLAMIREAAREVGLPVAALADLQGPKIRLGVLPEAGVELKAKSRVRFSTAVDAYRAGGPLPVTYKGLHKDVKAGARLLIDDGLIEVKVTGVSGRVLTASVVNGGRVTSHKGMNFPDSTLRVSPITDKDKEDLAFAVKAGVEFVALSFVTDPKDVRTLRSLIAKALPKGKTPPRIVVKIEKHEAVRRFAEILAETDAVMVARGDLGVEIPAAEVPVRQKEIIEACRAAGKPVIVATQMLDSMIRNPRPTRAEASDVANAVCDHADAVMLSGESATGKYPREAVAAMQAIATEAEASRFDDVRHEDQPGTDFDPPLTHALADAAVGRRIDAVLSSVELFRDAERLLGARAQVPLHLAVPSDALARQANLRWGVRPFVLKAGSGKTFAARALKALKAAKRIRKGDRVALVSGGVHGAGYDLVKVT
- the ftsZ gene encoding cell division protein FtsZ is translated as MAEVKPDIETFARIKVAGIGGGGSAAVTRMISEKIKGVDFIAINTDVQALNQNLASNRIAIGKTLTRGLGAGMNPEVGMRAAEENAAEIRAAIEGADMVFLTCGLGGGTGTGAIPEVAKICKELGALTVAVVTKPFSFEGAQRRRIAEEGFDRLIQHVDAIITIPNDRVLQIIDKKTSLIEAFAVVDDVLRQGVQGIAELITIPGLINVDFADVKAIMERSGSALMGIGRSTGENRAAEAAKQAIASPLLELSIDGAKGILFTITGGKDLGMHEVAEAAKIITGAADEDAKVIFGANIDDGLKEEIRITVVATGFDSRDRRLTAPGAVEVASQGTWTPSTFLRPREEDRLTGKPRVNAFSPPPKPAMPAPLPPAEESRPEPRPPSKPAPKPFIPPPPQMPKPVAEEDDMEIPAFIRKKMM